The uncultured Bacteroides sp. genome has a segment encoding these proteins:
- the lptC gene encoding LPS export ABC transporter periplasmic protein LptC: MLTSYRKNYFFINTSITIACWAVVMLLLFPSCTEKKRPLAAAILQRDSLPIMRTLGVSTLISDSGITRYRITTKEWIIFDRKNPPYWSFEKGLLLEKFDSTYHVDASIKADTAYYFSEKKLWELKGHVLIKNMKGDKFNTEQLFWDQNLQKVYSDKFIRIQKTDRIITGHGFESNQQMTVYTIHKTAGSIPIVDKKVAPPDTIKH; the protein is encoded by the coding sequence ATGTTAACAAGCTATAGAAAGAATTATTTTTTTATCAATACAAGCATAACAATTGCCTGCTGGGCAGTTGTTATGCTTCTTTTATTTCCTTCCTGTACAGAAAAGAAACGCCCCTTAGCTGCTGCTATCCTGCAAAGAGATTCATTACCTATAATGAGAACTCTGGGTGTATCAACGCTTATTTCCGATTCGGGTATTACACGCTATCGGATAACTACAAAGGAATGGATCATTTTTGATCGTAAGAATCCACCATACTGGTCATTTGAAAAAGGATTGCTTCTGGAAAAATTCGACTCAACTTATCATGTTGATGCCAGCATCAAAGCAGATACGGCATACTATTTCTCCGAGAAGAAACTCTGGGAATTAAAGGGGCATGTACTGATTAAAAACATGAAGGGAGACAAGTTTAACACAGAACAGCTTTTCTGGGATCAGAATCTGCAAAAGGTGTATTCAGATAAGTTCATCCGAATTCAGAAGACCGACAGAATTATTACCGGGCACGGTTTTGAGTCCAATCAGCAAATGACGGTTTATACCATTCATAAGACGGCAGGCTCCATCCCTATTGTAGACAAGAAGGTAGCTCCACCAGATACAATCAAACACTAA
- the secG gene encoding preprotein translocase subunit SecG has translation MYLLLIILIVIAAILLCFIVLIQNSKGGGLSSGFSSSNQIMGVRKTTDFLEKATWGLAAIIVVLSIITSYAVPKASVGDGSAILEEAQKEEKTNPMNTPAGFETPKTETAPAAAAPAGAGTPDATPAKAPAETPAKPAK, from the coding sequence ATGTATTTACTATTAATTATTTTAATTGTTATCGCAGCAATATTATTATGCTTTATTGTTTTGATACAAAATTCAAAAGGTGGAGGTCTATCTTCTGGCTTCTCTTCTTCCAACCAGATTATGGGTGTTCGCAAAACAACAGACTTCCTTGAAAAAGCAACATGGGGATTGGCTGCCATTATCGTTGTATTAAGCATTATCACTTCTTATGCAGTTCCAAAAGCTTCAGTTGGAGACGGTTCTGCTATTCTTGAAGAAGCACAAAAAGAGGAAAAAACAAATCCGATGAATACACCGGCAGGTTTTGAAACTCCTAAAACAGAAACAGCTCCGGCTGCAGCAGCTCCAGCAGGCGCAGGTACTCCTGACGCTACCCCAGCAAAAGCTCCGGCAGAAACACCAGCTAAACCAGCAAAGTAA
- a CDS encoding hemolysin family protein: MNLLFYILLTLFFSAFFSGIEIAFISADRLRLKMDKNEKSLSFRIHSFFFRHSTDLISTILVGNCFTLVIYGILMADLIKKYLLNGLVENYFLSLFLQIIIATILVLVTGEFIPKTLFKQKANLTLTLFAIPLYLFYVILYPISKISSGLSYIILKLFGVTTNKEVQNKVFGKVDLDYFIQSSIDKADNREEIETEVKIFQNALDFSSIKIRDCIVPRPEIVAVNIDTGVEELKARFIESGISKIIVYQDKIDNIIGYIHSSEMFRNAGNWKTNIQQIPIVPETMGANKLMKLFMQQKKTLAVVVDEFGGTTGIVSLEDLVEEIFGEIEDEHDTTSYIAKQTDDNEYILSARLETEKVNEMFNLEIPESDNYLTIGGFILYHYQNFPKLHEIVNIGHFQFKIIKLTTTKIELVKLKVIE, translated from the coding sequence ATGAACCTTCTTTTCTACATACTACTAACACTGTTTTTTTCTGCATTCTTCTCAGGAATAGAGATTGCATTTATTTCGGCGGATAGGTTACGTCTGAAAATGGATAAAAATGAGAAAAGTTTAAGCTTTCGCATCCATTCATTCTTTTTCAGACATTCTACCGATCTTATCTCTACAATATTAGTAGGTAATTGTTTCACTTTAGTGATTTATGGCATCCTAATGGCAGATCTGATAAAGAAATATCTGCTTAACGGGTTAGTTGAAAACTATTTTTTATCTCTTTTCCTGCAGATAATTATAGCCACCATACTAGTTTTAGTAACAGGTGAATTTATTCCCAAAACACTTTTCAAACAGAAGGCAAATCTGACTCTTACTCTCTTTGCCATTCCTTTATATTTATTCTATGTAATTCTTTACCCAATCTCTAAAATAAGTTCTGGATTATCGTACATTATATTAAAATTATTCGGAGTTACCACAAACAAAGAAGTGCAGAATAAAGTATTTGGAAAAGTAGACTTAGATTACTTTATTCAGTCAAGCATTGATAAAGCAGATAACCGGGAAGAGATTGAAACAGAAGTAAAAATATTCCAAAATGCGCTCGACTTTTCATCTATTAAAATACGTGACTGCATAGTTCCCAGACCTGAGATTGTGGCTGTTAATATTGACACCGGAGTAGAAGAGTTGAAAGCCAGATTTATCGAATCGGGAATTTCAAAAATCATTGTTTATCAAGATAAAATAGACAACATTATTGGCTATATACATTCTTCCGAGATGTTTCGAAATGCTGGCAACTGGAAAACTAATATTCAGCAAATACCTATTGTACCTGAGACTATGGGAGCCAATAAACTTATGAAACTATTTATGCAACAAAAGAAAACACTGGCTGTGGTAGTTGATGAGTTTGGTGGCACCACCGGAATTGTCTCACTCGAAGATCTGGTGGAAGAAATTTTTGGCGAAATTGAAGACGAACATGACACAACTTCTTACATTGCAAAGCAGACAGATGATAATGAATATATCCTTTCAGCCCGATTGGAAACTGAAAAGGTTAATGAAATGTTTAATCTTGAAATACCTGAATCTGACAACTATCTTACTATCGGCGGATTCATTCTTTATCATTATCAAAACTTCCCGAAACTGCACGAAATAGTCAATATCGGACATTTTCAATTTAAGATTATCAAGCTTACAACCACTAAGATAGAGCTAGTTAAGTTGAAAGTGATAGAATAA
- a CDS encoding type III pantothenate kinase, with translation MNLVIDIGNTTAKVAIFDDNSLVEVFRSSNKSLDCLPEVLAKYRIKQGILASVIDLTKEVTGQLNNLSFPIIRLSIDTPLPIKNLYLTPETLGNDRLAAVIGANEIYPEKDILVIDAGTAITYDFIDAKGRYLGGNISPGKTMRFKALHEFTGKLPLIDEKGARHSLGVNTETAIREGILRGIEFEIKGYIDSLKKNHSELLVFLTGGDGFLFETSLKNLIFADVFLVLKGLNRILNYNNGRI, from the coding sequence GTGAACTTAGTAATAGATATAGGAAACACAACAGCTAAAGTTGCGATATTCGATGACAATTCATTAGTGGAAGTCTTTCGCAGCTCTAACAAGTCTCTCGATTGCCTGCCGGAAGTTCTCGCCAAATACCGGATAAAGCAAGGGATACTGGCATCTGTTATTGATTTAACCAAAGAGGTAACAGGGCAATTAAACAATCTCTCATTTCCTATAATCAGGCTCAGTATTGATACGCCATTACCTATCAAGAACCTTTATCTCACTCCTGAGACATTAGGTAATGACCGGTTAGCAGCAGTAATAGGAGCCAACGAAATCTATCCAGAGAAGGATATTTTAGTAATTGATGCCGGAACAGCGATTACTTATGACTTTATTGATGCAAAGGGAAGATATCTGGGAGGCAATATTTCTCCGGGAAAGACAATGAGGTTTAAAGCTCTGCATGAGTTTACCGGTAAACTTCCATTAATAGATGAAAAAGGGGCTCGACATTCTTTGGGTGTGAACACAGAGACAGCTATTCGGGAGGGTATATTAAGAGGAATAGAATTTGAAATAAAAGGATACATTGATTCTTTAAAGAAAAATCATTCCGAACTTTTGGTTTTTTTAACAGGCGGAGATGGATTTCTTTTTGAAACCAGCTTAAAAAATCTCATCTTTGCAGATGTTTTTTTAGTATTGAAAGGCTTAAACAGAATATTAAACTATAATAATGGTAGGATATAA
- a CDS encoding tetratricopeptide repeat protein codes for MNAQNLQQWISHPEGLDRDTLYELKTLLARYPYFQSARLLYLKNLYQLHDITFGQELRKAALYVSDRRILFYMIEGNKFAIESKKKEEPSSLMKEEPNLDRTMSLIDSFLSSLPEEPLPAKMEFDLSSDYTTYLLEEDSAENQEKSDIKEEQSAPKLRGQELIDGFIEKAENDNVIKLQIAEEEDEENLPSEEPVSDENEEDESCFTETLAKIYVKQQRYSKALEIIKKLSLKYPKKNAYFADQIRFLEKLIINAKSK; via the coding sequence ATGAATGCCCAAAATCTGCAACAATGGATATCTCATCCGGAAGGCCTTGATAGAGATACGCTTTACGAGCTAAAAACACTGCTGGCCCGATATCCGTATTTTCAATCAGCCCGGTTACTTTATCTTAAGAATTTATATCAGCTTCACGATATTACTTTTGGACAAGAATTACGTAAAGCTGCTCTTTATGTTTCAGACCGCCGCATTCTTTTCTACATGATAGAGGGGAATAAATTTGCTATCGAATCCAAAAAGAAAGAGGAACCATCTTCATTGATGAAAGAGGAGCCCAATTTGGACCGTACAATGTCTCTCATTGATTCGTTTCTTTCATCCCTACCAGAAGAGCCACTCCCTGCCAAAATGGAGTTTGACTTATCGTCCGATTACACAACCTATCTTCTTGAAGAGGATAGTGCTGAGAATCAAGAAAAATCTGATATTAAAGAAGAACAATCTGCTCCTAAACTAAGAGGTCAGGAATTAATTGACGGATTTATTGAAAAAGCAGAAAATGACAATGTCATAAAACTACAGATTGCAGAAGAAGAAGATGAAGAAAATCTTCCTTCAGAAGAACCTGTTTCCGATGAAAATGAGGAGGATGAGAGTTGTTTTACAGAAACTTTAGCCAAAATATACGTAAAACAGCAAAGATATTCCAAAGCTCTTGAAATAATTAAAAAATTAAGCTTGAAATATCCGAAAAAAAATGCTTACTTTGCAGACCAAATTAGATTTTTGGAAAAATTGATTATTAACGCTAAATCAAAATAA
- the secA gene encoding preprotein translocase subunit SecA: MGFNEILGSIFGNKSTRDMKEIQPWVEKIKAAYPDVAKLDNDELRAKTEELKKYIFDSATEERTKIEELKATVETTELEEREDLFLQIDKLEKAILDKYEVALDEVLPVAFSIVKETAKRFTENETIEVTATEFDRTLAATKDFVRIKGDKAIYQNHWIAGGTEITWNMVHYDVQLFGGVVLHKGKISEMATGEGKTLVATLPVFLNALTGNGVHLVTVNDYLSKRDSEWMGPLYEFHGLSVDCIDKHQPNSDDRRKAYLADITFGTNNEFGFDYLRDNMAVSPKDLVQRQHNYSIVDEVDSVLIDDARTPLIISGPIPKGEEQLFEEFRAEVEKLVNVQRILATKYLSDAKRLIASNDKKEQEEGYLALFRSHKALPKNKALIKYLSEPGIKAGMLKTEETYMEQNNKRMPEAVDPLYFVIDEKMNSVDLTDKGVDLITGNSEDPTLFVLPDIASQLSELENEKLSDEDKQIRKDELMTNFAVKSERVHTINQLLKAYTMFEKDDEYVVIEGQVKIVDEQTGRIMEGRRYSDGLHQALEAKERVKVEAATQTFATITLQNYFRMYNKLSGMTGTAETEAGELWDIYKLDVVVIPTNRPIVRKDLNDRVYKTKREKYKAVIEEIESLVNAGRPVLVGTTSVEISEMLSKMLTMRKIEHNVLNAKLHQREADIVAQAGLKGTVTIATNMAGRGTDIKLSPEVKAAGGLAIIGTERHESRRVDRQLRGRAGRQGDPGSSVFFVSLEDDLMRLFSSDRIAGVMDKLGFKEGEMIEHKMISNSIERAQKKVEENNFGIRKRLLEYDDVMNKQRTVIYTKRRHALMGERIGMDIVNIIWDRCADAVEGKEYEDTKMDLLQTFAMDIPYTEEESRNTKEERLIDLTFDAAMAAFKRRTGRMSLVADPVIRKVYEEQGNRFENILIPITDGKRMYNITCNLKTAYNNGSKEVVTAYEKQILLHNIDEGWKENLRELDELKHSVQNASYEQKDPLLIYKLESVNLFDVMVEKINNQTVSALMRGKIPFQEPEEVKQAAPEVQQDYSKYRTEKTDLSDPNQQEAAQQDTREVKKEPIRVEKTVGRNDPCPCGSGKKYKNCHGREA, from the coding sequence ATGGGATTTAATGAAATTTTAGGCTCTATCTTTGGGAATAAATCCACTAGGGATATGAAAGAGATCCAACCCTGGGTAGAGAAAATTAAAGCGGCGTATCCTGACGTTGCCAAATTGGATAATGATGAACTTCGCGCTAAGACGGAAGAGCTTAAGAAATATATATTTGATTCAGCTACTGAAGAAAGAACAAAAATTGAAGAGCTGAAAGCAACTGTTGAAACAACAGAACTTGAAGAAAGAGAAGATTTGTTTTTGCAAATAGATAAGCTGGAGAAAGCAATTCTTGATAAATATGAAGTAGCTCTTGATGAAGTGCTTCCGGTAGCATTCTCAATTGTGAAGGAAACTGCAAAACGTTTCACTGAAAACGAAACAATAGAAGTTACTGCTACTGAATTTGACCGCACATTGGCTGCAACTAAAGATTTTGTACGCATCAAGGGCGATAAAGCTATTTATCAGAATCACTGGATTGCTGGCGGTACTGAGATAACCTGGAATATGGTTCATTATGATGTACAGCTATTTGGTGGTGTGGTTCTTCATAAAGGAAAGATTTCGGAAATGGCTACCGGCGAAGGTAAAACTTTGGTGGCAACATTGCCTGTATTCTTAAATGCATTGACTGGTAACGGTGTGCATTTGGTTACTGTGAATGACTATTTGTCAAAACGTGACTCTGAATGGATGGGACCTCTTTACGAATTTCATGGATTAAGTGTGGATTGTATTGATAAACACCAGCCTAACTCAGATGATCGTCGTAAAGCATATCTTGCCGACATTACTTTCGGAACAAATAATGAATTTGGCTTCGACTACCTTCGTGACAATATGGCCGTTAGTCCTAAAGACTTGGTGCAACGTCAACATAACTATTCAATTGTCGATGAGGTTGACTCGGTATTAATTGATGATGCGCGTACTCCTCTTATCATTTCTGGTCCTATACCAAAGGGTGAAGAACAGCTTTTTGAAGAATTCCGTGCAGAAGTAGAAAAACTGGTTAATGTTCAGAGAATATTAGCTACTAAATATTTGTCTGATGCGAAGCGTTTAATTGCTTCCAACGACAAGAAGGAACAAGAAGAAGGCTATCTGGCGTTGTTTCGTAGTCACAAGGCTTTGCCTAAAAATAAAGCGTTGATTAAGTATTTAAGTGAACCGGGAATTAAAGCCGGAATGCTGAAGACTGAAGAAACTTATATGGAGCAGAACAACAAGCGTATGCCTGAAGCTGTTGATCCATTATATTTTGTTATTGACGAAAAAATGAACAGTGTAGATCTTACCGATAAAGGTGTAGATTTAATCACAGGAAACTCTGAAGATCCTACTTTATTTGTATTGCCGGATATTGCTTCTCAACTTTCTGAACTGGAAAATGAGAAATTGTCTGATGAAGATAAGCAGATTAGGAAAGATGAACTGATGACAAACTTCGCTGTTAAGTCTGAACGTGTACATACCATCAACCAATTGCTTAAAGCATATACCATGTTTGAGAAGGATGACGAGTATGTTGTTATTGAAGGACAAGTGAAGATTGTTGATGAACAAACCGGACGTATTATGGAAGGCCGTAGATACTCTGATGGTCTTCACCAGGCTCTTGAAGCCAAGGAACGTGTGAAGGTTGAAGCTGCAACACAAACATTTGCTACTATTACTTTGCAGAACTACTTCCGTATGTATAACAAACTTTCGGGTATGACCGGTACGGCAGAAACGGAAGCAGGCGAATTATGGGATATCTATAAACTGGATGTAGTGGTTATTCCAACTAACCGTCCGATTGTTCGTAAAGACTTAAACGACCGCGTTTACAAAACTAAACGTGAAAAGTATAAAGCTGTAATTGAAGAAATTGAATCTTTGGTGAATGCAGGCCGCCCAGTATTGGTGGGTACTACTTCAGTTGAAATCTCTGAGATGTTGAGCAAGATGCTTACCATGCGTAAGATTGAGCACAATGTGTTGAATGCAAAATTGCACCAGAGAGAAGCAGATATTGTAGCTCAGGCTGGTTTGAAAGGAACGGTAACTATTGCTACAAATATGGCCGGTCGTGGTACCGATATTAAGCTAAGTCCTGAAGTAAAGGCTGCAGGTGGTTTGGCTATCATTGGTACTGAACGTCATGAATCTCGTCGTGTAGACCGTCAGTTAAGAGGTCGTGCCGGACGTCAGGGTGATCCGGGTTCTTCTGTATTCTTTGTTTCTTTGGAAGATGACTTGATGCGTTTATTCTCTTCCGACCGTATTGCCGGAGTGATGGATAAGCTCGGATTCAAAGAAGGAGAGATGATTGAACACAAGATGATCTCAAATTCTATTGAACGTGCACAGAAGAAAGTAGAAGAAAATAACTTTGGTATTCGTAAACGTTTGCTGGAATACGATGACGTAATGAATAAACAACGTACAGTGATTTATACCAAACGTCGCCACGCTTTGATGGGAGAACGTATTGGTATGGATATTGTAAATATTATCTGGGATCGTTGCGCTGATGCCGTTGAAGGAAAAGAATACGAAGATACAAAGATGGATTTGCTTCAGACATTTGCAATGGATATTCCTTATACTGAAGAAGAATCAAGAAATACAAAAGAAGAAAGACTTATTGATCTTACTTTTGATGCGGCAATGGCTGCTTTTAAACGCAGAACAGGACGCATGTCTTTGGTTGCCGATCCAGTTATCAGAAAGGTATACGAAGAACAAGGTAATCGCTTTGAAAACATTCTTATCCCAATAACAGATGGTAAGCGCATGTATAACATTACATGTAATCTGAAGACTGCTTACAATAATGGAAGTAAAGAAGTAGTTACTGCATACGAAAAACAAATTCTTCTTCATAACATTGACGAAGGCTGGAAAGAAAACCTTCGTGAACTTGACGAATTGAAGCATTCAGTACAGAATGCCAGCTATGAACAAAAAGATCCGTTGTTGATATATAAGCTGGAATCTGTAAATCTGTTCGATGTTATGGTTGAAAAAATTAATAATCAAACAGTTTCAGCCTTGATGCGTGGTAAGATTCCTTTTCAGGAACCTGAAGAAGTAAAACAAGCTGCTCCTGAAGTTCAGCAAGACTATAGCAAGTATCGTACAGAAAAGACAGACCTGTCTGATCCTAATCAACAGGAAGCTGCTCAACAAGATACTCGTGAGGTTAAAAAAGAACCTATTCGCGTAGAGAAGACAGTTGGACGTAATGATCCTTGTCCTTGTGGAAGCGGTAAGAAGTATAAGAACTGCCACGGACGTGAAGCTTAA
- a CDS encoding archaeosortase/exosortase family protein codes for MKAEPNERLLNWRRLMPFRGVAVFVIVVLVAHISWKMFFHTGIENQEHEKALIEHRTGSVFMELKEKIWMWSGVGAIDKENKDSRYISFLNKDVTNNFVPWSEKTAAVNFWIVNVVCRQTVFLMDYVVRANGERQTSRTILSYDKLHGPSINVVWGCTGVKQLYILFFVILFSRGIWWKRSVYFLAGCLVLLMFNLIRISVVVLFIKHYPGSFELLHDFVFKYLFYGLIFLLWMLWEEKFSGNNLEKK; via the coding sequence ATGAAAGCGGAGCCAAATGAGCGGTTACTAAACTGGAGAAGATTAATGCCGTTTCGTGGAGTTGCTGTTTTTGTAATCGTTGTATTAGTTGCTCACATTTCATGGAAAATGTTTTTTCATACAGGCATTGAAAACCAGGAACATGAAAAAGCTTTGATTGAACACAGGACTGGTTCTGTTTTCATGGAATTGAAAGAAAAAATATGGATGTGGTCGGGTGTAGGAGCGATAGATAAAGAGAATAAGGATAGCAGGTATATCTCTTTTCTGAATAAAGATGTAACAAACAATTTTGTTCCTTGGTCAGAAAAAACGGCAGCGGTTAATTTTTGGATTGTGAATGTTGTTTGCCGACAAACGGTTTTTCTTATGGATTATGTTGTAAGGGCTAATGGAGAAAGGCAAACGTCTCGTACAATTCTTTCTTATGATAAATTACACGGTCCATCAATAAATGTTGTCTGGGGATGTACAGGCGTAAAGCAACTTTATATCCTCTTTTTTGTGATCCTTTTCAGCAGAGGAATCTGGTGGAAAAGATCTGTTTATTTTTTAGCGGGTTGCCTGGTGCTGTTAATGTTTAATTTGATACGCATTAGTGTTGTGGTGTTATTCATTAAACACTATCCTGGTAGTTTTGAATTGTTGCATGATTTTGTATTTAAATATTTGTTTTATGGATTAATTTTCTTGCTCTGGATGTTATGGGAAGAAAAGTTCTCCGGGAATAATCTCGAAAAGAAATGA
- a CDS encoding DUF4105 domain-containing protein produces the protein MMKNNRCNVESMKYILFVVCLCFMFPFQSKAVSQNNVASEDSVRISLLTCSPGTEIYALFGHTALRYENKNTGMDVVFNYGMFDFNAPHFIWRYIKGETDYQLGVTDYFYFEKEYSERNSSVYQQTLNILPEEKDALFNILKKNYLPENRVYRYNFFFDNCSTRPRDRIEEAINGKVNYTENNAALSFRDIVHQFTAGSKWTEFGIDLCLGSKADEVADYRLKMFAPFYLREALTGAKIKTNDGKEKLLVSDAKEIVSCSADKKAAGSSYLSPMLTAWMLFAVVLFVTYYGYKKQKTFWGIDILLFTMAGAAGCIIAFLVCFSEHPTVSPNYLLFVFHPLHLFYLPFMVWKARKRSKDPYQLANFAVLTLFIVFFCLLPQKINLAVVPLALCLWIRSMNYVFLTYKRNK, from the coding sequence ATGATGAAAAATAATAGATGTAATGTGGAGAGTATGAAATATATCTTGTTTGTGGTATGTTTGTGTTTTATGTTTCCTTTTCAATCAAAGGCGGTTTCTCAAAACAACGTAGCTTCAGAAGATTCTGTACGAATTAGTTTGCTTACTTGCTCGCCGGGAACAGAAATTTATGCTCTTTTTGGTCATACAGCTTTACGGTATGAGAATAAGAATACAGGGATGGATGTTGTCTTTAATTATGGCATGTTTGATTTTAATGCTCCACATTTTATCTGGAGATATATTAAAGGAGAAACCGACTATCAATTAGGAGTAACAGACTATTTCTATTTTGAAAAAGAATATTCTGAACGCAATTCAAGTGTGTATCAACAAACACTGAATATTCTTCCCGAAGAAAAGGATGCTCTATTCAATATCTTGAAAAAAAATTATTTGCCTGAAAATAGAGTATACCGTTATAATTTCTTTTTTGATAATTGTTCTACCCGTCCTAGGGATCGTATTGAGGAAGCTATTAATGGGAAAGTAAATTATACAGAAAATAACGCAGCATTGTCTTTCCGGGATATTGTGCATCAATTTACTGCAGGGAGTAAATGGACCGAGTTTGGAATAGATTTGTGTTTGGGAAGTAAAGCTGACGAAGTGGCAGATTACAGACTCAAGATGTTTGCTCCTTTTTATCTGCGAGAAGCATTAACCGGTGCTAAAATAAAAACAAATGATGGAAAGGAGAAACTTTTGGTTTCTGATGCTAAAGAAATTGTTTCCTGTTCTGCAGACAAGAAAGCAGCAGGATCTTCATACCTATCTCCAATGCTAACAGCATGGATGTTGTTTGCTGTTGTGTTGTTTGTTACCTATTACGGATATAAAAAGCAAAAGACTTTCTGGGGGATAGATATTTTATTGTTTACTATGGCTGGAGCTGCAGGTTGCATTATTGCCTTTCTTGTATGTTTCTCTGAACATCCTACTGTAAGTCCTAATTATTTGTTATTTGTTTTTCATCCCTTGCATTTATTTTATCTTCCTTTTATGGTATGGAAGGCAAGAAAAAGGAGTAAAGACCCTTATCAATTGGCTAATTTTGCTGTTTTAACACTTTTTATAGTGTTTTTCTGCTTACTACCCCAAAAAATTAATTTAGCTGTTGTACCTTTGGCACTCTGTTTGTGGATACGTTCCATGAACTATGTTTTTTTGACTTACAAGCGAAATAAATGA
- a CDS encoding alkaline phosphatase family protein, translated as MKGLLTSIITVLTFTGLQAQPQATTPKLVVGLTVDQLRTDYIEAFSALYGEKGFKRLWKDGRVYRNAEFNFSNPDKASSIAAIYTGTVPTVNGIIGDKWLDISTLRVKNCVDDRDFMGNYTQETTSASQLMVSTVGDELKAATQGKGLVYAIAPYREAAIFGAGHAGNGAFWLNDDTGKWCGTTYYNDFPWFVSQYNDRKAIDFRINGIVWTPSRPVADYKYLKSQWTQETFSYNFDEARKNKFRKLKTSPFINDEINTFLEDIFTNSTIGQDETPDLLALTYYAGNYDHKSVKECALEMQDAYVRLDKSIGELLDIIDKKVGLNNVLFCINSTGYVDAEGPEPEKYRIPGGEFYMDRCSALLNVYLMAVYGEGQYVESHNDLQLYLNHKVIEKKQLNLNDVLDKASDFLIQFSGVKEVYTSHRLLLGAWAPEIQKKRNAYNRDRSGDLTLDILPGWTIVNSDSPSESKVIRNAYIPSPLIFLGGNVKPEIINTPVNIDCFAPTVARSMRIRAPNGCSSAPLANIFR; from the coding sequence ATGAAAGGTTTACTTACATCCATAATAACCGTACTGACTTTTACCGGACTGCAGGCTCAGCCTCAGGCTACAACACCAAAGCTTGTTGTTGGTCTGACCGTTGACCAGTTGCGGACCGATTATATTGAAGCTTTTTCCGCCCTATATGGTGAAAAAGGTTTCAAACGTCTATGGAAAGATGGAAGGGTATACAGAAATGCTGAGTTTAATTTTTCCAATCCTGACAAGGCATCGTCAATTGCAGCTATTTATACAGGAACAGTTCCCACTGTTAACGGAATAATTGGTGATAAGTGGCTTGATATTTCGACATTACGGGTCAAAAACTGTGTAGATGATCGTGATTTCATGGGAAATTATACCCAAGAAACAACTTCAGCCTCTCAGTTAATGGTTTCTACTGTTGGCGATGAGTTGAAAGCAGCTACTCAGGGAAAAGGTTTGGTGTACGCAATAGCTCCTTATCGCGAAGCAGCTATATTTGGCGCAGGACATGCCGGAAACGGAGCTTTTTGGTTGAATGACGATACCGGTAAATGGTGCGGAACAACTTATTATAATGATTTCCCTTGGTTTGTAAGCCAATACAACGACCGCAAAGCTATAGATTTTCGTATAAATGGAATTGTATGGACACCATCTCGTCCGGTTGCTGATTATAAATATCTGAAATCTCAATGGACTCAGGAAACATTTTCATATAATTTTGATGAAGCTCGTAAGAATAAATTCAGGAAACTGAAAACCAGTCCTTTCATAAACGATGAAATAAATACTTTTCTTGAAGATATATTTACCAACAGCACTATTGGTCAGGATGAAACTCCGGACTTACTGGCTTTGACTTATTATGCCGGTAATTATGACCATAAGAGTGTGAAAGAATGTGCTTTAGAGATGCAGGATGCATACGTTCGATTGGACAAAAGTATAGGAGAACTTCTAGATATTATAGATAAAAAAGTAGGACTAAATAATGTTTTGTTCTGTATAAATTCTACTGGATATGTTGATGCTGAAGGTCCCGAACCTGAGAAATACCGTATCCCTGGAGGTGAGTTTTACATGGATCGTTGTTCTGCTCTTCTCAATGTATATTTGATGGCTGTTTATGGCGAAGGACAATATGTGGAATCACATAATGATTTACAGCTATATTTGAATCATAAAGTAATAGAAAAGAAGCAGCTAAACCTGAATGATGTACTTGATAAGGCTTCTGATTTTCTTATTCAGTTTAGCGGAGTGAAAGAAGTTTATACTTCTCATCGCTTGTTGCTTGGTGCGTGGGCTCCTGAGATTCAAAAGAAAAGAAATGCATATAACCGAGACCGTTCCGGTGATTTGACTTTGGATATACTTCCCGGATGGACTATTGTTAATTCGGACTCTCCGTCAGAAAGCAAAGTAATTCGTAATGCTTACATACCTTCTCCACTAATTTTCTTAGGTGGAAATGTTAAGCCCGAAATTATAAATACTCCTGTAAATATTGATTGTTTTGCACCTACTGTAGCTCGCTCCATGAGAATAAGAGCTCCCAATGGATGTTCTTCTGCCCCTCTTGCAAATATCTTCAGATAA